From Pyrenophora tritici-repentis strain M4 chromosome 1, whole genome shotgun sequence, the proteins below share one genomic window:
- a CDS encoding RPL18A, Ribosomal protein L18E, giving the protein MGIDLDRHHVRDGHRKVPKSTNPYVKLLVRLYKFLARRTDAPFNKTVLRRLMMSKTNRPPVSLSKIVATAANKHSAKTHEGKTIVIVGTVTDDNRMLEVPKLSIAALRFTASARARVEKAGGECLTIDEVATRFPTGSNTLLLRGPKNSREAFKHFGFGPHSHKKPYVESKGRKFERARGRRRSRGFKV; this is encoded by the exons ATGGGAATTGACCTCGACCGCCACCATGTTCGAGACGGGCACCGCA AGGTCCCAAAGTCCACCAACCCCTACGTCAAGTTGTTGGTGCGTCTTTACAAGTTCCTGGCTC GCCGTACCGATGCCCCCTTCAACAAGACGGTTCTCCGACGTCTCATGATGTCCAAGACCAA CCGTCCCC CCGTCTCCCTCTCCAAGATCGTCGCGACCGCTGCCAACAAGCACTCCGCGAAGACCCACGAGGGCAAGACCATCGTCATT GTCGGCACCGTCACTGACGACAACCGCATGCTTGAGGTCCCCAAGCTCTCCATTGCGGCTCTCCGCTTCACCGCCTCTGCCCGCGCTCGCGTCGAGAAGGCTGGTGGTGAGTGCCTCACCATCGATGAGGTTGCCACCCGTTTCCCCACCGGATCCAACACCCTCCTCCTCCGTGGACCCAAGAACTCCCGTGAGGCCTTCAAGCACTTTGGTTTCGGTCCCCACTCCCACAAGAAGCCTTATGTCGAGAGCAAGGGCCGCAAGTTCGAGCGTGCCCGTGGACGCAGAAGGTCGCGTGGTTTCAAGGTCTAA
- a CDS encoding PurK, Phosphoribosylaminoimidazole carboxylase (NCAIR synthetase), with protein sequence MVDSRKVGVLGGGQLGRMLIEAANRLEIQVNVLDAARSPAKQISAHDGHIDGSFKDAAAVKKLAESSDVVTVEIEHVDTHMLEEVAGQVVVEPSWKTLRIIKDKYAQKQHLKQHGVAVADSIDLEGKGVEGLKEVGSSYGYPFMLKSKTEAYDGKGNFVVKSESDVGAAFEALGKRPLYAERWADFKMELAVMVVKTKDGVLTFPTVETVHEDSICKLTYAPPRNVSKKTAKRAQELAKKAIGAFEGKGVFGVEMFLLKDDSLLINEIAPRPHNSGHYTIEACPISQYEAHLRAILDLPISQENLRLCEPAIMLNILGGKTPDSHKLVARKALESGNARVHLYGKGDARPGRKMGHITIKAPTLAAAEREVQPLIDFVDAQKGKTVSPSISVPSKPEPVVAVIMGSDSDLPVLRPGLEILKKLEIPFTTRITSAHRTPDWLREFSKSAESTSVQVIIGAAGGAAHLPGMCASWTTLPVIGLPVKATHLDGMDSLLSMTQMPRGEPVATVGINNSTNAALLAVRMLGMTDLAVRDRLRLWMEGNEMEVMRKDGVLLEGGWEAYLDSMAK encoded by the coding sequence ATGGTCGACAGCCGAAAGGTAGGTGTACTGGGCGGTGGCCAGCTCGGCCGCATGCTGATCGAGGCCGCAAACCGACTTGAAATTCAAGTCAATGTCCTGGACGCAGCAAGGTCACCAGCAAAGCAGATATCGGCACACGACGGACATATCGACGGATCTTTCAAAGACGCAGCCGCTGTGAAGAAACTCGCGGAATCTTCTGATGTCGTCACCGTCGAGATCGAGCACGTAGACACACACATGCTCGAAGAGGTGGCTGGACAGGTGGTCGTTGAGCCGAGTTGGAAGACACTACGGATTATCAAAGACAAGTACGCTCAGAAGCAACATCTGAAACAACATGGAGTTGCCGTCGCAGACAGCATTGATCTTGAAGGCAAGGGCGTTGAGGGACTAAAAGAAGTGGGCTCATCGTACGGCTATCCGTTCATGCTCAAGAGTAAGACAGAGGCCTATGACGGCAAGGGCAACTTTGTGGTCAAAAGTGAGTCAGATGTCGGTGCAGCATTTGAGGCGCTCGGTAAGCGACCTTTGTACGCGGAACGCTGGGCAGACTTCAAGATGGAGCTTGCAGTCATGGTCGTCAAGACGAAGGATGGCGTACTCACATTCCCCACGGTCGAGACAGTGCACGAGGACAGCATCTGCAAACTCACTTATGCACCTCCACGAAATGTATCGAAGAAGACTGCAAAGCGCGCTCAAGAACTTGCGAAGAAGGCCATTGGGGCTTTCGAAGGCAAGGGTGTGTTCGGCGTAGAGATGTTCCTGCTCAAAGATGACAGCCTGCTCATCAACGAGATTGCACCTCGCCCACACAACTCGGGTCACTACACGATTGAAGCTTGCCCCATCTCACAATATGAAGCACATCTACGAGCCATTCTCGACCTCCCCATTTCGCAAGAAAACCTCCGTCTCTGCGAACCTGCTATCATGCTCAACATTCTCGGCGGTAAAACCCCAGATTCTCATAAGCTGGTAGCAAGAAAGGCCTTAGAATCTGGCAATGCAAGAGTTCATCTCTACGGCAAAGGCGATGCCCGTCCCGGTCGCAAAATGGGCCACATCACCATCAAGGCGCCCACCCTCGCAGCCGCGGAACGCGAAGTCCAACCCCTCATTGACTTTGTCGACGCACAAAAAGGCAAGACCGTTTCGCCATCTATCTCTGTACCTTCCAAGCCTGAGCCCGTTGTCGCCGTCATCATGGGTTCTGACTCCGATCTCCCCGTCCTCCGCCCCGGTCTCGAGATTTTGAAAAAGCTCGAAATCCCCTTCACCACACGCATTACTAGCGCCCATCGCACGCCCGACTGGCTGCGCGAGTTTTCAAAGTCCGCCGAATCCACGTCTGTCCAAGTGATCATCGGCGCAGCGGGTGGTGCAGCCCATCTACCCGGCATGTGCGCCTCGTGGACTACACTGCCGGTCATCGGACTACCCGTCAAAGCTACCCACTTGGATGGCATGGATAGTCTACTGTCTATGACGCAAATGCCTAGGGGTGAGCCTGTTGCTACTGTCGGTATCAACAACTCGACGAATGCGGCGTTGTTGGCGGTGAGGATGCTAGGCATGACAGACTTGGCGGTTAGAGACAGGTTGAGACTTTGGATGGAGGGCAACGAGATGGAGGTGATGAGGAAGGACGGGGTACTGCTTGAGGGTGGTTGGGAGGCTTATCTGGATAGCATGGCGAAGTAG
- a CDS encoding GTPase-activating protein has translation MRRKGRRKQTIKANDSGGTVSRDGAGATAWRGIDSGDIAEERGIPNYPTAKKTEGKILRPQYQEILRDPANSLHLISHPTVAPNASAKQIEEHSARTTRINKFKRILQASTISLSDLRDSAWSGVPSEVRAMTWQVLLGYLPTSSERRVATLERKRKEYLEGVRQAFERGTSSSASAVASGMAANRGRGRGLDEAIWHQISIDVPRTNPHLELYSYEATQRSLERILYVWAIRHPASGYVQGINDLVTPFWQVFLGAYISDPDIEFGMDPGQLPKQVLDAVEADSFWCLTKLLDGIQDNYIAHQPGIQRSVSSLRDLTTRIDDQLAKHLQNEGVEFIQFSFRWMNCLLMREISVKNTIRMWDTYLAEEDGFSSFHLYVCAAFLVKWSDQLRKMDFQEIMMFLQSLPTRQWTEKDIELLLSEAFIWQSLFKGSGAHLKNTGSAGSGVGMGPDY, from the exons ATGCGGAGAAAAGGTCGACGGAAACAAACAATCAAGGCAAATGATTCAGGTGGGACTGTTAGTAGGGATGGTGCGGGTGCAACAGCATGGCGAGGGATAGACAGTGGGGATATAGCAGAGGAACGCGGCATACCCAACTATCCTACCGCCAAGAAGACAGAAGGAAAGATTCTACGCCCACAATATCAAGAGATCCTTAGAGACCCCGCAAACTCTTTACATCTTATTTCCCATCCCACAGTTGCCCCAAACGCGTCGGCAAAGCAGATCGAAGAACACTCGGCGCGAACGACAAGGATTAACAAGTTCAAGAGGATACTACAAGCTAGCACTATCTCATTGTCAGATCTCCGAGACTCTGCCTGGTCAGGTGTACCATCCGAAGTGCGCGCAATGACATGGCAGGTCTTATTGGGATACTTGCCAACCAGCAGCGAGAGGAGGGTCGCAACACTAGAACGCAAGCGGAAGGAATACCTCGAAGGAGTACGACAGGCCTTTGAGCGAGGTACATCAAGTAGTGCAAGCGCCGTCGCGTCTGGAATGGCCGCGAACCGTGGGCGAGGACGCGGCTTGGACGAAGCCATATGGCATCAGATTAGTATCGATGTGCCTCGGACAAACCCACATCTCGAACTCTACAGCTACGAAGCAACGCAACGGTCGCTCGAACGGATACTATACGTGTGGGCCATTCGGCACCCCGCCTCAGGATATGTGCAGGGTATCAACGATTTGGTAACGCCGTTTTGGCAGGTCTTCCTAGGTGCTTACATCTCAGATCCCGATATTGAGTTCGGCATGGACCCTGGCCAACTACCGAAACAAGTTTTGGATGCTGTCGAGGCCGATTCATTCTGGTGTTTAACAAAACTCCTGGACGGGATACAAGACAACTACATTGCTCATCAACCGGGGATCCAGCGATCAGTATCGAGCTTGAGAGATCTCACCACACGCATCGACGACCAACTGGCTAAGCACCTCCAAAATGAGGGTGTGGAGTTCATACAATTTAGCTTCCGCTGGATGAATTGTCTTCTAATGCGTGAGATATCTGTGAAGAACACGATACGAATGTGGGACACCTATCTA GCTGAAGAAGACGGTTTCTCATCCTTCCACCTTTACGTCTGCGCCGCTTTCCTCGTCAAGTGGTCCGaccagcttcgcaagatgGACTTTCAGGAGATTATGATGTTTTTGCAGTCACTGCCGACGCGGCAATGGACCGAGAAAGACATTGAGCTGCTGCTGAGCGAGGCTTTTATCTGGCAAAGCCTATTCAAGGGTAGCGGTGCGCACTTGAAGAATACTGGCTCAGCAGGCAGTGGTGTAGGAATGGGTCCTGACTATTAA
- a CDS encoding Herpes-BLLF1 multi-domain protein, translating into MGSAKEEISVDVLVIGAGPTGLGAAKRLNQIDGPSWMIVDSNETPGGLASTDVTPEGFLYDVGGHVIFSHYKYFDDCIDEALPNEDDWFTHQRISYVRCKRQWVPYPFQNNLSMLGKDDQAKCMEGLIDAALESRVANTKPKDFDEWIVRQLGVGIADLFMRPYNFKVWAVPTTKMQCEWLGERVAAPNVKGVMHNIIHNKVAGNWGPNATFRFPAKDGTGGIWIAVAKTLPESKTRYGEHAKVTKVDADGHKVHLKDGTVVNYKKLINTMAVDALVETMGDKELIDLSKGLFYSTTHVIGVGLRGERPERIGDKCWLYFPEDDCPFYRATIFSNYSPYNQPQKDIKLPTQQLADGSKPSSTEPQEGPYWSIMLEVSESSMKPVDEKNMLRDCIQGLINTEMIKPDDEIVSTYHRRFDHGYPTPSLEREGVLKQLLPALQAKDILSRGRFGSWRYEVGNQDHSFMLGVEAVDHVVNGAVELTLNHPDFVNGRKNEERRLVDGAQIFAKPSLALRNKGVD; encoded by the exons ATGGGTTCTGCCAAAGAAGAAAT TTCTGTTGATGTTCTCGTCATCGGCGCAGGGCCGACGGGTCTTGGAGCTGCCAAACGTCTGAACCAGATT GATGGCCCGTCATGGATGATTGTCGACTCCAATGAGACGCCAGGTGGTCTTGCCTCGACAGACGTAACCCCCGAGGGCTTC CTCTACGACGTTGGTGGCCATGTCATCTTCTCCCACTACAAATACTTCGACGACTGCATCGACGAGGCTCTCCCCAACGAAGACGACTGGTTCACCCACCAGCGTATCTCATACGTCCGCTGCAAGCGCCAATGGGTCCCCTACCCCTTCCAGAACAACCTGTCCATGTTGGGCAAGGACGACCAAGCCAAGTGCATGGAGGGCTTGATTGACGCTGCCCTCGAGTCCCGCGTGGCAAACACCAAGCCCAAGGACTTTGACGAGTGGATTGTGCGTCAGTTGGGTGTTGGCATTGCCGACCTCTTCATGAGGCCATACAACTTCAAGGTCTGGGCTGTGCCTACAACCAAGATGCAGTGTGAGTGGCTCGGCGAGCGTGTCGCTGCCCCGAACGTCAAGGGTGTCATGCACAACATCATCCACAACAAGGTTGCAGGAAACTGGGGCCCCAACGCCACCTTCCGCTTCCCCGCAAAGGATGGTACCGGCGGTATCTGGATTGCCGTCGCAAAGACGCTCCCAGAGTCCAAGACACGATACGGCGAGCACGCCAAGGTGACCAAGGTCGATGCCGATGGCCACAAGGTACACCTCAAGGACGGCACCGTCGTCAACTACAAGAAGCTCATCAACACCATGGCTGTTGATGCTCTCGTTGAGACCATGGGCGACAAGGAGCTCATCGACCTCAGCAAGGGTCTCTTCTACTCCACCACCCACGTCATCGGTGTAGGTCTCCGTGGCGAGCGACCAGAGCGCATTGGTGACAAGTGCTGGCTCTACTTCCCCGAGGACGACTGCCCCTTCTACCGTGCCACCATCTTCTCCAACTACTCGCCATACAACCAGCCGCAAAAGGACATCAAGCTTCCTACCCAGCAGCTCGCTGACGGCTCCAAGCCCAGCTCCACCGAGCCCCAAGAAGGCCCATACTGGTCCATCATGTTGGAAGTTTCCGAATCCAGCATGAAGCCAGTGGACGAGAAGAACATGCTCAGGGACTGCATCCAGGGTCTCATCAACACTGAGATGATCAAGCCCGACGACGAAATTGTCTCCACCTACCACCGCCGCTTCGACCACGGATACCCCACCCCCTCTCTTGAGCGTGAGGGCGTCCTCAAGCAGCTCCTCCCCGCTCTCCAAGCCAAGGACATCCTATCCCGTGGCCGTTTCGGCTCATGGAGATACGAGGTCGGCAACCAGGACCACTCATTCATGTTGGGTGTAGAAGCCGTCGACCACGTCGTCAACGGCGCCGTTGAGCTCACGCTCAACCACCCCGACTTTGTCAACGGCCGCAAGAACGAGGAGCGCCGCCTCGTGGACGGAGCTCAAATCTTTGCTAAGCCCTCTCTTGCACTCCGTAACAAGGGTGTTGACTAG
- a CDS encoding TPT multi-domain protein, whose protein sequence is MSSEEKARSSVEASRDTALPVLPTVNPDAQKSAPEPPSFHPAVYIATWITLSSSTIVFNKYILDTAKFHYPIFLTTWHLVFATVMTQFLARFTTILDSRKKVPMTGRVYLRAIVPIGIFFSMSLICGNQAYLYLSVAFIQMLKATMPVAVLLTTWGLGVAPCAGIVFEAIRLVMVQRLLSGADFKMDPLVSLYYYAPACAVINGVILLFTELPKMTMADVDRVGLFTLFANASVAFLLNVSVVFLIGKTSSLVLTLSGVLKDILLVFASMFLFKDPVTPLQAFGYAIALGGLVYYKLGGEKLKEYLGQGSMKWQELGHTRPVLRKLMIFTAVVISVFFILGSLGPRYAPDSTNQVYNGIGKLIGDKAV, encoded by the exons ATGTCTTCAGAAGAGAAAGCGAGATCCTCGGTTGAGGCTTCGCGCGACACGGCCCTCCCAGTCTTGCCAACTGTCAACCCCGATGCGCAAAAGTCGGCGCCTGAACCGCCCTCTTTCCATCCTGCTGTATACATTGC CACATGGATCACCCTCAGTTCCAGCACCATTGTCTTCAACAAATACATCCTTGACACGGCCAAGTTCC ACTACCCCATCTTCCTTACAACATGGCATTTGGTCTTCGCCACCGTTATGACGCAATTCCTCGCCCGCTTCACCACCATCCTCGACTCAAGAAAGAAGGTGCCCATGACCGGGCGTGTATACCTGCGAGCCATCGTCCCCATTGGTATCTTCTTCAGTATGAGCTTGATCTGCGGTAACCAGGCATATCTCTACCTCAGTGTTGCCTTTATCCAGATGCTCAAG GCCACCATGCCAGTCGCTGTCCTCCTTACCACCTGGGGTCTCGGTGTTGCGCCT TGCGCTGGTATCGTCTTCGAGGCTATTCGTCTGGTCATGGTTCAGCGCCTGCTTAGCGGAGCTGACTTCAAGATGGACCCGCTCGTCTCGCTCTACTACTACGCCCCCGCGTGCGCCGTCATCAACGGTGTCATTTTGCTTTTCACCGAGCTACCCAAGATGACCATGGCTGACGTGGACCGCGTTGGTCTGTTCACCCTTTTCGCCAACGCCTCCGTTGCGTTCCTGCTCAATGTCTCGGTCGTATTCTTG ATCGGCAAGACCTCTTCGCTCGTACTTACCCTCTCCGGTGTACTCAAGGATATTCTCCTCGTTTTCGCATCCATGTTCTTATTCAAGGACCCCGTCACACCCCTCCAGGCTTTTGGTTACGCCATTGCGCTCGGAGGTCTTGTCTACTACAAGCTTGGCGGCGAGAAGCTGAAGGAGTACCTCGGCCAGGGCAGTATGAAGTGGCAAGAGCTTGGCCACACCAGGCCAGTCCTCCGCAAGTTGATGATCTTCACTGCTGTGGTCATCTCCGTCTTCTTCATTCTTGGCTCTCTTGGACCTCGCTACGCCCCCGACTCGACCAACCAGGTCTACAACGGTATCGGCAAGCTCATCGGTGACAAGGCTGTATAG
- a CDS encoding SKN1, Beta-glucanase-Beta-glucan synthetase gives MRSAVRALAALASAALIVPSAAQTWSNCNPTLRTDCPPDSALGKTVNIDFSSASDSFTAQGNPTYGKDGVSFTVTKSGEAPTLTSKWYIMFGKAEIVTQAAPGAGIVSSFVLQSDTLDEIDWEWLGADPDEVQTNYFGKGQTTSYNRGAFHADPGSQTSFKTYTIEWTPEQIVWQINGVTVRTLEPAGAENQYPQTPMQIKFGAWSGGDSANPAGTISWARGPTDYSKGPFTMKVKSLKVQDYSTGTQYVYGDQSGTWKSIKSVGGTIYSGGNKPIADAPAVTATASGQPLPFSPHQTSDYMRPSVYPWIPDPSATPTAQPTFANYPGLPSGWTVSDTGKVIPPSSATVNVPSRFLYLIAASFTYGLVCLWI, from the exons ATGCGCTCCGCTGTACGAGCTCTCGCCGCTTTGGCCTCGGCCGCCCTCATTGTTCCCTCTGCAGCACAGACATGGTCCAACTGCAACCCGACATTACGAACAGACTGCCCGCCCGATTCCGCACTGGGCAAGACGGTCAACATCGACTTCTCGTCTGCGTCGGACAGTTTCACGGCTCAAGGCAACCCTACCTATGGAAAGGATGGCGTCTCTTTCACAGTGACCAAGTCGGGAGAGGCACCCACACTTACTTCAAAGTGGTACATAATGTTTGGAAAAGCCGAAATCGTCACGCAAGCAGCCCCCGGTGCTGGTATTGTCAGCAGCTTTGTATTGCAATCCGATACTCTGGATGAGATTGATTGGGAGTGGCTCGGCGCAGACCCCGATGAGGTGCAAACTAATTATTTCG GAAAGGGGCAAACGACCAGCTACAACCGCGGCGCTTTTCACGCCGACCCAGGCAGCCAGACGAGCTTCAAAACATACACCATCGAATGGACCCCGGAGCAGATTGTATGGCAGATCAACGGCGTCACTGTGCGCACTCTGGAACCCGCAGGCGCAGAGAACCAGTACCCTCAGACACCTATGCAGATCAAGTTCGGCGCATGGAGTGGAGGTGATTCAGCGAATCCTGCGGGTACTATATCATGGGCTCGTGGTCCCACGGATTACTCAAAGGGCCCCTTCACTATGAAGGTCAAGTCGCTCAAGGTACAGGATTACTCGACTGGCACACAGTATGTCTACGGCGACCAATCCGGTACCTGGAAGTCTATCAAATCAGTTGGAGGCACAATCTACTCCGGTGGCAACAAGCCCATCGCCGACGCTCCAGCCGTCACAGCTACCGCCAGCGGACAGCCACTGCCCTTTAGCCCACACCAAACCTCCGACTACATGCGCCCCAGCGTCTACCCCTGGATCCCCGACCCGTCGGCTACCCCCACTGCGCAACCTACATTTGCAAACTACCCCGGGCTACCGAGCGGGTGGACAGTTTCCGATACTGGAAAAGTGATCCCACCCAGCTCAGCCACTGTCA ATGTCCCCTCAAGGTTCCTCTATCTCATCGCCGCAAGCTTCACCTACGGCCTCGTCTGCCTATGGATATGA
- a CDS encoding ProA, Gamma-glutamyl phosphate reductase, translating into MAFTNAKPLQIAQAAKFGSRKLAVLSTEERNAALTAIHDGLLDGKNIVLEANAQDLEAANKAAAGGTLSASLVKRLDLSKPGKYEDMLQGILDVRDLEDPINKTTAKTLLDDDLILSRVTCPIGVLLVIFEARPEVIANISALALKSGNAAILKGGRESSRSFSAISQIISSALYTTAVPPECLQLVQTHDAIADLLKQDTYIDLCIPRGGNKLVRYVKDNTTIPVLGHADGICSTYLCADYPVAKATKIIMDAKISYPAGCNALEQLLVEEAALSTSLPPIAEALLQKGVSLRCDSTTLLALKGKLDEHAAALLQPASPEDFNTEFLDNILALKSVANVDEAIAHINTHGSHHTDAILTSSEPVARTFLAAVDSSSVYWNTSTRMADGQRYGFGTEVGISTNKIHSRGPVGLDGLTIYKWVLVGDAQISAEYGAGGKAWKHERMSVGEEE; encoded by the coding sequence ATGGCCTTTACAAACGCCAAGCCGTTGCAGATCGCTCAGGCTGCCAAGTTCGGATCAAGGAAACTGGCCGTGCTGTCGACGGAGGAGAGGAATGCTGCACTCACGGCTATTCACGATGGGCTACTGGATGGCAAGAATATAGTTCTAGAGGCCAATGCACAGGACCTCGAGGCTGCGAACAAGGCCGCTGCGGGAGGTACTCTAAGTGCAAGTTTAGTCAAGAGACTGGATCTATCGAAGCCGGGAAAATACGAGGATATGCTACAAGGCATACTGGATGTACGCGATCTAGAAGACCCAATCAACAAGACGACAGCAAAGACACTTCTCGACGACGACCTCATCCTATCACGAGTCACGTGCCCCATCGGCGTACTCCTCGTAATCTTCGAAGCCCGACCAGAAGTCATTGCCAACATCTCCGCATTAGCCCTCAAATCCGGCAACGCCGCCATCCTCAAAGGCGGCCGTGAATCCAGCAGAAGCTTCAGCGCAATATCGCAAATCATCTCATCAGCACTCTACACCACGGCCGTCCCCCCAGAATGTCTCCAACTAGTCCAAACCCACGACGCCATAGCCGACCTCCTCAAACAAGACACGTACATCGACCTCTGCATCCCGCGCGGCGGCAACAAACTAGTCCGCTACGTAAAAGACAACACGACAATCCCGGTGCTAGGCCACGCCGACGGAATATGCAGCACATACCTCTGCGCCGACTACCCCGTGGCAAAAGCCACAAAGATAATCATGGACGCCAAAATAAGCTATCCCGCCGGATGTAACGCCCTCGAACAACTCCTCGTCGAAGAAGCCGCCCTCAGCACCTCACTTCCCCCCATCGCAGAGGCCCTGCTGCAGAAAGGTGTCTCACTCCGCTGCGACTCCACCACGCTCCTCGCCCTAAAAGGTAAACTAGACGAACACGCCGCCGCGCTCCTCCAGCCCGCTAGCCCAGAGGATTTCAACACAGAGTTCTTAGATAATATCCTCGCGCTGAAATCCGTGGCAAACGTCGACGAAGCAATCGCACATATCAACACACATGGTTCTCACCACACCGACGCCATTCTCACCTCGTCAGAGCCGGTAGCTAGAACCTTTCTCGCGGCTGTGGATTCCAGCTCCGTGTATTGGAATACTAGTACCCGTATGGCGGATGGCCAACGCTATGGGTTTGGTACTGAAGTCGGCATTTCTACAAATAAAATTCATTCAAGGGGGCCGGTGGGCTTGGATGGGCTGACGATTTATAAATGGGTGCTTGTGGGTGATGCGCAGATTAGTGCTGAGTATGGGGCGGGAGGGAAGGCGTGGAAGCATGAGAGGATGAGCGTTGGGGAGGAGGAGTGA
- a CDS encoding RNA-binding protein (RRM domain), translated as MFIGGLNWETTEESLKNYFSQFGEVSECTVMRDSATGRSRGFGFLTFKDPKCVNIVMVKEHYLDGKIVCKPSTITKLPANANEIDPKRAIPREEQERTSKIFVGGVSQEATEEDFTNFFKQFGRVVDATLMMDKETGRPRGFGFVTFDGDAAVDATLREPLQILGKQIEVKRAQPRGNMRDEEGGDGGKKFGRNNKFNKFNDGGNGNHGGGGYDNSGGNMQAQGGNSAMSPAMMAQYWQRMQQYFQSMQQTLAQQQAGGGMAGNPMAAMGGMNPMQMQQMQQQMMGQGMNRGTGSPNPQMMGGPGSMNPMQMQQMQQMQMAQMQGGGGPGGPGGPGMMSPQGGQNPGQRPAYNPQDQLAFEQQKYEQQQARRQQQLSGPAGYANAQGGPQSWDGMYDDAPPPPSGPGGPGRGGFRNNRSRQGSSQPPAGGGQAPINAPTGPKNAGVRGANYRGGGHRGGGGFRHQPYGGRGG; from the exons ATGTTTATAGGTGGACTTAACTGGGAGACCACGGAAG AATCTCTAAAAAACTATTTCTCACAGTTCGGCGAAGTCAGCGAGTGCACCGTTATGCGTGACTCTGCTACCGGACGATCGCGAGGCTTCGGTTTCCTTACCTTCAAAGACCCCAAGTGCGTTAACATTGTCATGGTTAAGGAGCATTACCTTGATGGGAAGATCGTATGTAAACCCAGTACCATTACCAAGCTACCCGCTAATGCCAACGAGATCGATCCCAAGCGTGCTATTCCTCGTGAGGAGCAAGAGCGGACCAGCAAGATCTTCGTCGGTGGTGTCAGCCAAGAAGCAACCGAGGAAGACTTCACAAACTTCTTCAAGCAGTTCGGTCGCGTCGTCGATGCTACACTCATGATGGATAAGGAGACTGGTCGACCTCGTGGTTTCGGTTTCGTTACTTTCGACGGCGATGCTGCCGTAGATGCCACCCTACGCGAACCGCTCCAGATTCTCGGCAAGCAGATTGAGGTCAAGCGCGCCCAGCCCCGTGGCAACATGCGCGATGAAGAAGGAGGCGATGGCGGCAAGAAGTTTGGTCGTAACAACAAATTCAACAAGTTCAACGACGGCGGAAATGGTAATCACGGTGGCGGAGGCTATGATAACAGCGGCGGTAACATGCAAGCCCAAGGTGGAAACAGCGCCATGTCTCCCGCCATGATGGCACAGTATTGGCAGCGCATGCAACAGTACTTCCAATCTATGCAGCAAACACTCGCTCAGCAGCAGGCAGGCGGCGGTATGGCTGGCAACCCCATGGCTGCCATGGGTGGCATGAACCCAATGCAAATGCAGCAGATGCAACAACAGATGATGGGCCAAGGCATGAACCGCGGCACCGGATCTCCCAACCCCCAGATGATGGGTGGCCCAGGCAGTATGAACCCGATGCAAATGCAGCAGATGCAGCAGATGCAAATGGCGCAGATGCAAGGCGGCGGTGGCCCAGGAGGACCCGGCGGACCAGGTATGATGAGCCCACAAGGAGGACAAAATCCCGGACAGCGTCCCGCTTACAACCCGCAAGACCAACTCGCTTTCGAACAGCAAAAGTACGAACAACAGCAAGCTCGTCGCCAGCAACAGCTCTCTGGTCCCGCTGGCTACGCCAACGCCCAGGGTGGCCCTCAGAGCTGGGATGGCATGTACGACGATGCTCCCCCACCACCCTCTGGCCCCGGTGGCCCCGGTCGCGGCGGCTTTAGGAACAACCGTTCTCGTCAGGGCTCCAGCCAGCCGCCTGCTGGTGGTGGTCAGGCTCCTATCAACGCGCCTACCGGTCCTAAGAACGCGGGTGTTAGGGGTGCCAACTACCGTGGTGGAGGTCACCGCGGTGGCGGCGGCTTCAGACACCAACCCTATGGAGGTCGCGGTGGTTGA